One Streptomyces sp. NBC_00223 genomic window carries:
- a CDS encoding iron-siderophore ABC transporter substrate-binding protein: MSRATTARRFAGLLVSVLFLVGTAAACGSSGDSGDSGDSGAGGGSPSPGKTTASGAFPVTISHKFGSTTVKSEPQRIVTVGLTDQDAVLALGKVPVGTTEWLGGYKGAIGPWAQDKLGGAAVPTVLKDTGTGPQVEKIAALRPDLILAVYSGLTKTQYATLSKFAPVVAQPKEFNDYGVPWQQQTETIGKALGKADEARKLVDGVEAKFDAAKKANPAFAGASAIMATPYEGTFVFGSQDPRSRLLSDLGLKLPADLDKVIGDQFGANISKERTDLLDQGVAVWILPDTTKAVDELHANKLYGDLNVVKQGREVFIKESGDYGNAVSLSTVLSIPYVLDRLVPQLAAAVDGDPATKVEQPAS; encoded by the coding sequence ATGTCCCGCGCCACCACAGCCCGCCGGTTTGCCGGGCTGCTCGTCTCCGTTCTGTTCCTCGTCGGCACCGCGGCCGCCTGCGGGTCATCCGGTGACTCCGGTGACTCCGGTGATTCCGGGGCCGGCGGCGGCTCGCCCAGCCCCGGGAAGACCACGGCGAGCGGTGCCTTCCCGGTCACCATCTCGCACAAGTTCGGCAGTACGACCGTCAAGTCCGAGCCCCAGCGCATCGTCACGGTCGGTCTCACCGACCAGGACGCCGTGCTCGCCCTCGGCAAGGTCCCGGTCGGGACGACCGAATGGCTGGGCGGCTACAAGGGAGCCATCGGCCCCTGGGCGCAGGACAAGCTGGGCGGCGCGGCCGTGCCGACCGTACTGAAGGACACCGGCACCGGGCCGCAGGTCGAGAAGATAGCGGCCCTCAGGCCGGACCTGATCCTCGCCGTCTACTCCGGGCTCACCAAGACGCAGTACGCGACCCTGTCGAAGTTCGCGCCGGTCGTGGCGCAGCCGAAGGAGTTCAACGACTACGGCGTCCCCTGGCAGCAGCAGACCGAGACCATCGGCAAGGCGCTCGGCAAGGCCGACGAGGCCAGGAAGCTGGTCGACGGCGTCGAGGCCAAGTTCGACGCCGCGAAGAAGGCCAACCCCGCCTTCGCCGGGGCCTCCGCGATCATGGCCACCCCGTACGAGGGCACCTTCGTCTTCGGCAGCCAGGACCCGCGCTCCCGGCTGCTGTCCGACCTCGGGCTCAAGCTGCCGGCCGACCTGGACAAGGTGATCGGCGACCAGTTCGGCGCCAACATCAGCAAGGAACGCACCGACCTGCTCGACCAGGGCGTCGCCGTGTGGATCCTCCCCGACACCACCAAGGCCGTCGACGAACTCCACGCGAACAAGCTCTACGGCGACCTGAACGTGGTCAAGCAGGGCCGTGAGGTCTTCATCAAGGAGAGCGGCGACTACGGCAACGCGGTCTCCCTGTCGACCGTGCTGAGCATCCCCTACGTCCTGGACCGCCTCGTGCCGCAGCTCGCGGCCGCCGTGGACGGCGACCCCGCGACGAAGGTCGAGCAGCCCGCCTCCTGA
- a CDS encoding ABC transporter ATP-binding protein: MTTGPDTGTPEKPAAPRELLPTATPARTRAAVRDLVRPHRALACAGFGIMVVATAVGLITQPLLGHIIDLVTDHRPADTLTLPVVLLVLVAVAQGVTTALGMSLVSRLGETVLAELRERFVERALSLPLDMLERAGSGDLTARVTRDVSRVAEAVRTALPELARSALSIVLTLGALALLDWRFLIAALLAVPVQAHTARWYVRNATPLYAKERIATGAQQQQLLDTIGGSGTVRAYRLEAEHTERVTERSRSAVGLTLRGVRLVLRFYSRLHVAEYTGLAAVLVTGFLLVRNGSASIGTATAAALYFHSLFGPVNTALVLLDDVQSATAGLARLIGVADGPGHRTAHRPEAPAAAPAVTVTGVGHAYVPGSAVLREVDLVLSPKERVALVGASGAGKTTLAKLIVGIHRPLEGRIDIGGTEPDEDGRTVALITQEVHVFAGTLADDLRLARPDADEEELREALERVGALGWAEALPEGLDTVVGEGGHRLTADRAQQLALARLVLADPPVAVLDEATAEAGSSGAQLLEEAAARALEGRTALVVAHRLSQAAAADRVVVMEAGRIVESGTHDELRAAGGPYAALWRAWSENRSTAQP, from the coding sequence ATGACCACCGGGCCCGACACCGGGACTCCAGAAAAGCCCGCGGCGCCCCGGGAGCTCCTGCCCACCGCCACCCCGGCCCGCACCCGGGCCGCCGTGCGCGACCTCGTACGCCCCCACCGCGCCCTGGCCTGCGCCGGCTTCGGGATCATGGTGGTGGCCACGGCCGTGGGCCTGATCACGCAGCCGCTGCTCGGCCACATCATCGACCTCGTCACGGACCACCGGCCGGCCGACACCCTGACCCTGCCCGTCGTCCTGCTGGTCCTGGTCGCCGTCGCCCAGGGCGTCACGACCGCGCTCGGGATGTCCCTGGTGTCACGGCTCGGCGAGACCGTACTGGCCGAGCTGCGCGAGCGGTTCGTCGAGCGGGCGCTGTCGCTTCCGCTGGACATGCTGGAGCGGGCCGGTTCTGGCGATCTGACCGCACGCGTCACCCGCGACGTGTCCCGCGTGGCCGAGGCGGTGCGCACGGCGCTGCCGGAGCTGGCCCGCTCCGCGCTGTCCATCGTGCTCACCCTCGGCGCCCTCGCCCTCCTCGACTGGCGCTTCCTGATCGCCGCGCTGCTCGCCGTGCCGGTCCAGGCGCACACCGCCCGCTGGTACGTACGCAACGCCACGCCGCTGTACGCCAAGGAGCGCATCGCCACCGGCGCCCAGCAGCAGCAACTGCTCGACACGATCGGCGGATCGGGCACCGTACGGGCCTACCGGCTGGAGGCCGAGCACACCGAACGGGTCACGGAACGCTCGCGCTCCGCCGTCGGCCTGACGCTGCGCGGGGTGCGGCTCGTGCTGCGCTTCTACAGCCGGCTGCACGTGGCCGAGTACACCGGTCTCGCGGCCGTTCTGGTCACCGGTTTCCTCCTGGTGCGGAACGGGTCCGCGTCGATCGGCACCGCGACCGCCGCGGCGCTGTACTTCCACAGCCTGTTCGGCCCGGTGAACACCGCGCTCGTGCTGCTCGACGACGTGCAGTCGGCCACCGCCGGCCTCGCCCGCCTGATCGGGGTCGCCGACGGCCCGGGACACCGTACGGCGCATCGGCCGGAGGCGCCCGCCGCCGCTCCGGCCGTCACCGTGACCGGCGTCGGCCACGCGTACGTCCCGGGCAGCGCCGTGCTGCGGGAGGTCGACCTGGTGCTCAGCCCGAAGGAGCGGGTCGCCCTCGTCGGCGCCAGCGGCGCGGGCAAGACCACCCTCGCCAAGCTCATCGTCGGCATCCACCGCCCGCTGGAGGGCCGGATCGACATCGGCGGCACCGAGCCCGACGAGGACGGCCGTACGGTCGCGCTCATCACCCAGGAGGTGCATGTCTTCGCCGGGACCCTCGCCGACGACCTGCGCCTGGCCCGGCCGGACGCGGACGAGGAGGAACTGCGCGAGGCCCTGGAACGGGTCGGCGCCCTCGGCTGGGCCGAGGCGTTGCCCGAGGGCCTGGACACGGTCGTCGGCGAGGGCGGCCACCGGCTGACCGCCGACCGGGCGCAGCAACTCGCCCTGGCCCGACTGGTGTTGGCCGATCCGCCGGTCGCCGTCCTCGACGAGGCCACCGCGGAGGCCGGCAGCTCCGGTGCCCAACTGCTGGAGGAGGCGGCCGCGCGCGCCTTGGAGGGCCGTACGGCGCTGGTCGTCGCGCACCGGCTCAGCCAGGCCGCCGCCGCCGACCGGGTGGTGGTGATGGAGGCCGGCCGGATCGTCGAGAGCGGCACCCACGACGAACTGCGCGCCGCCGGGGGGCCGTACGCCGCCCTGTGGCGGGCCTGGTCGGAGAACCGCAGCACCGCACAGCCCTAG
- a CDS encoding ABC transporter ATP-binding protein: protein MASQKLSGRQVLAGAVKGQRRDVVVGTLLGACHQFGEALVPVLIGVVIDRAVSKGDSGALVRWLAVLALMYVGLSLGFRFGARAGERAAEQAAHLLRVELVRRVLDPRGGVERGRLPGALASIATEDAKRVGAVNMAVTTGVSSLTGILVSAAALLWISLPLGLVVLIGTPVLLWLGHLLSKPLEARSEAEQEQAAHASGIAADLVAGLRVLKGIGAQGAAVDRYRRTSRDSLAATLRAARAEAWQNGVVLALTGGFIALVALVGGRLALHGDITLGQLVTAVGLAMFLLGPLEVFAWVNTEFAQGRASAARIAGVLAAEPDVVPGDAPLPSPVRGALRLRGVTLDALRAADLAVAPGELIGVAVTDPAAAEALLRCLGRTSDPEAGVIELDGVPMPDLDPAELRTAVLVAAHDADLFEGTLGDNITAGGTGPAEDAMAAAGADEVVRSLPLGSAAEVGEGGRSLSGGQRQRVALGRALHAARPVLVLHDPTTAVDAVTEARIADGVRRFRHGRTTVLVTNSPTLLAVTDRVAFLDGGRFTAEGAHADLVRSNAAYRTAVLT, encoded by the coding sequence GTGGCATCACAGAAGCTGTCGGGGCGTCAGGTCCTGGCAGGGGCAGTCAAAGGACAGCGGCGTGACGTCGTCGTCGGAACACTTCTGGGAGCCTGCCATCAGTTCGGCGAGGCCCTGGTCCCGGTCCTGATCGGCGTCGTCATCGACCGGGCCGTGTCCAAGGGCGACAGCGGCGCCCTCGTACGGTGGCTGGCCGTACTCGCGCTGATGTACGTGGGGCTCTCGCTCGGCTTCCGCTTCGGCGCCCGCGCGGGGGAGCGGGCCGCAGAACAGGCCGCCCACCTCCTGCGGGTGGAACTCGTACGACGTGTCCTCGACCCCCGCGGCGGCGTCGAGCGCGGGCGGCTGCCGGGCGCGCTGGCCAGTATCGCCACCGAGGACGCCAAGCGGGTCGGGGCCGTCAACATGGCCGTGACGACCGGCGTTTCATCGCTCACCGGGATACTGGTGAGCGCCGCGGCACTGCTGTGGATCTCCCTGCCGCTCGGCCTGGTGGTGCTGATCGGCACCCCCGTACTGCTCTGGCTCGGCCACCTGCTCAGCAAACCGCTGGAGGCCCGCAGCGAGGCCGAGCAGGAGCAGGCCGCGCACGCCTCCGGCATAGCCGCCGACCTCGTCGCCGGGCTGCGGGTGCTCAAGGGCATCGGCGCCCAGGGCGCCGCCGTCGACCGCTACCGGCGCACCAGCCGCGACTCGCTCGCCGCCACGCTGCGGGCCGCCCGCGCCGAGGCATGGCAGAACGGCGTCGTGCTCGCGCTCACCGGAGGCTTCATCGCCCTGGTCGCCCTGGTGGGCGGACGGCTCGCCCTGCACGGCGACATCACGCTGGGTCAGCTGGTGACGGCCGTCGGACTGGCGATGTTCCTCCTCGGGCCGCTGGAGGTGTTCGCGTGGGTGAACACCGAGTTCGCCCAGGGCCGGGCCTCGGCGGCGCGGATCGCCGGAGTGCTGGCCGCCGAGCCCGATGTGGTGCCCGGCGACGCGCCCCTGCCGAGCCCGGTCCGCGGCGCGCTGCGGCTGCGCGGTGTCACCCTCGACGCGCTGCGCGCAGCCGACCTGGCCGTGGCGCCCGGCGAGCTGATCGGCGTCGCCGTCACCGACCCGGCCGCCGCCGAGGCGCTGCTGCGCTGTCTCGGCCGTACCTCCGACCCCGAGGCGGGCGTGATCGAGCTGGACGGCGTGCCGATGCCCGACCTCGACCCGGCCGAACTGCGAACGGCCGTCCTGGTGGCCGCACATGACGCCGATCTCTTCGAGGGCACCCTCGGCGACAACATCACGGCCGGCGGGACCGGCCCGGCGGAGGACGCCATGGCCGCCGCGGGCGCCGACGAGGTGGTCCGCTCGCTGCCGCTCGGCAGCGCCGCCGAGGTCGGCGAGGGCGGCCGTTCCCTGTCCGGCGGCCAGCGCCAGCGCGTCGCGCTCGGCCGCGCCCTCCACGCCGCCCGGCCGGTGCTCGTCCTCCACGATCCGACGACCGCCGTCGACGCCGTCACCGAAGCCCGGATCGCCGACGGCGTACGGCGCTTCCGGCACGGCCGCACCACCGTCCTGGTCACCAACAGCCCGACGCTGCTCGCCGTCACCGACCGCGTGGCGTTCCTCGACGGCGGCCGCTTCACCGCGGAGGGCGCGCACGCCGACCTGGTCCGGTCGAACGCCGCCTACCGTACGGCGGTGCTGACATGA